The following proteins come from a genomic window of Patescibacteria group bacterium:
- a CDS encoding transglycosylase domain-containing protein, whose protein sequence is MPIPQLTRSPKEWQRHKKRRLVHRSHEFAAANNNQPKKHKVSAKKLIGKLIILGIILVLLFGIFSVAAIAWFSHDLPNPDKLIDRVVSESTKIYDRKGETLLFDIHGDEKRTIVELDQISNYVKWATISAEDKYFYEHHGINFFSIIESVIIDPLRGKGIRGGSTLTQQLVKNAILTNERTIPRKIKEWILSYQIEKKYTKDQILKMYFNEIPYGSVNYGVESAANYFFGKKAKDVTLGEAAILAAIPQAPTRLSPYGSHTDDLYWRQHWILDEMAKNGYITKDEAGDAKAEKLEFKKEAVAGITAPHFVFYVKELLAEKLGDKAIEQGGLKVITTLDMDKQKIAEDAVHNAKDNNLKKYNASNAALVSVDAKTGEILAMVGSQDFTDDKISGQVNVAISPRQPGSSIKPIVYAAAFEKGFTPETILYDVSTIFATSPIVYEPHDYDFKERGPITMKSALAGSLNIPAVKTLYLAGYDNVKKLLQNLGYSTITDKSQCGLALVLGGCEVKLIDHVGAYTALARDGERAEVQAILKVEDKNGNVLDEFKEKKHKVLSENAVRQVNNILTDPSARAFIFGAAPNLTLSDRPVAAKTGTTNDNNDGWTIGFTPSIVTGVWAGNSDGTDMKGNADGVNVAAPIWHEYMQKTLNGTPVEGFKAPEPLAETLPPILRGQSPSDMEVEIDKASGKLATPLTPESFRIKKKFNQNHDILYYINKDNPTGPPPENPAADPMFQAWEDGVNKWVEKTAKDSGIEISNEQAPTEFDDLHVPQNQPTLTLINPQDKQTLESYPVKFQVQASALRGISRVVYAIDDNIVGTATSSPYNIDVNSLEAENGYHQLKVTAYDDIDNSTSVQITVNLKLPPAMPQINWLNPRDNSNFYKSNFPLNFNFILTKSTEVSGLTFFARSFNAPEQKISTIMQVSSEQMNFTWTNTPATGSYEIYAQISTKSGANANSSSLKLNILD, encoded by the coding sequence ATGCCCATCCCTCAATTAACAAGATCACCGAAAGAATGGCAAAGACATAAAAAACGCCGACTGGTCCATCGCAGCCATGAATTTGCAGCTGCCAATAATAATCAGCCTAAAAAACACAAAGTTTCAGCCAAAAAACTAATTGGCAAACTTATTATTTTAGGCATTATTTTGGTTTTGCTTTTTGGGATCTTTTCTGTGGCTGCCATCGCCTGGTTTTCACATGACTTGCCAAATCCAGATAAATTAATTGACCGGGTTGTCTCTGAATCAACCAAAATCTATGACCGCAAAGGTGAAACCTTGCTTTTTGATATTCATGGTGATGAAAAAAGGACAATTGTAGAGCTGGATCAGATTTCTAATTATGTTAAATGGGCGACTATTTCCGCTGAAGACAAGTACTTTTATGAACATCATGGCATAAATTTCTTTTCAATTATTGAATCAGTTATTATTGATCCTTTAAGAGGGAAAGGGATTCGTGGCGGCTCCACCTTAACTCAGCAATTGGTAAAAAACGCAATTTTAACAAACGAAAGAACGATTCCCAGAAAAATAAAAGAATGGATTTTGTCCTACCAGATTGAAAAAAAATATACCAAGGATCAAATTTTAAAAATGTATTTCAATGAAATCCCTTATGGGTCTGTTAATTATGGGGTTGAGTCAGCTGCCAATTATTTCTTCGGCAAAAAAGCCAAAGACGTAACTTTGGGCGAGGCTGCTATTTTAGCCGCTATTCCCCAAGCGCCGACCAGGCTCTCCCCTTATGGCTCGCATACTGATGATTTATATTGGCGCCAGCATTGGATTTTGGATGAAATGGCAAAAAACGGTTACATCACCAAAGATGAAGCTGGAGATGCCAAAGCAGAAAAATTAGAATTTAAAAAAGAGGCTGTGGCTGGCATTACTGCACCGCATTTTGTTTTTTATGTCAAAGAATTATTAGCGGAAAAATTAGGCGATAAGGCCATTGAACAAGGCGGTTTAAAAGTCATTACTACCTTAGATATGGATAAGCAAAAAATTGCCGAAGACGCAGTCCATAATGCCAAAGATAATAATTTAAAAAAATATAATGCTTCCAATGCTGCTTTAGTTTCAGTTGATGCTAAAACAGGCGAAATTCTAGCCATGGTTGGTTCTCAGGATTTTACTGATGACAAAATCTCAGGACAAGTTAATGTCGCCATTTCACCGCGTCAGCCCGGCTCTTCAATCAAACCTATAGTTTATGCCGCTGCTTTTGAAAAAGGCTTTACCCCTGAAACAATTTTGTATGATGTAAGCACGATCTTCGCCACCTCGCCAATAGTTTATGAGCCGCATGATTATGACTTCAAAGAAAGAGGGCCGATTACGATGAAATCAGCTCTGGCCGGCTCTTTAAATATTCCTGCTGTTAAAACTCTTTATTTGGCCGGCTATGATAATGTCAAAAAGCTTTTGCAAAATCTGGGTTATTCCACAATTACCGACAAAAGTCAATGCGGCCTGGCCTTAGTCTTGGGCGGCTGTGAAGTTAAATTAATTGACCATGTCGGCGCTTATACAGCCCTTGCTCGCGATGGCGAAAGAGCTGAAGTCCAAGCGATCTTGAAAGTTGAAGATAAAAACGGCAATGTGCTGGATGAATTTAAAGAAAAAAAGCACAAAGTTTTGTCAGAAAATGCAGTGCGCCAGGTTAACAATATTTTAACTGACCCAAGCGCTCGCGCTTTTATTTTTGGCGCAGCGCCAAATTTAACTTTATCTGACAGGCCTGTCGCAGCTAAAACAGGCACTACCAATGATAATAATGATGGCTGGACAATTGGCTTTACTCCTTCTATTGTGACTGGAGTCTGGGCTGGCAATAGCGATGGTACGGACATGAAAGGCAACGCAGATGGGGTTAATGTCGCCGCGCCAATTTGGCATGAATATATGCAAAAAACCTTAAACGGCACGCCTGTTGAAGGGTTTAAAGCTCCTGAGCCACTTGCTGAGACCTTGCCTCCGATTTTGCGCGGCCAATCTCCTTCTGATATGGAAGTTGAAATAGACAAAGCCTCAGGCAAATTAGCCACACCTTTAACACCTGAATCTTTCAGGATAAAAAAGAAGTTTAATCAAAATCATGATATTTTATATTACATAAATAAAGATAATCCGACTGGCCCTCCTCCAGAAAATCCAGCTGCTGACCCAATGTTCCAGGCCTGGGAAGATGGCGTTAATAAATGGGTAGAAAAAACAGCTAAGGATTCTGGCATTGAAATAAGCAATGAACAAGCTCCGACTGAATTTGATGATCTGCATGTGCCTCAAAACCAACCAACCTTGACGCTTATTAATCCTCAGGATAAACAAACTTTAGAATCTTATCCGGTTAAATTTCAAGTCCAGGCTAGCGCGTTGCGAGGCATTAGCCGAGTTGTTTATGCAATTGATGATAATATAGTTGGCACAGCCACTTCTTCCCCGTATAATATAGATGTTAATTCCCTTGAAGCTGAAAATGGCTATCACCAGCTGAAAGTCACAGCTTATGATGATATTGATAATTCAACTTCTGTCCAGATCACAGTTAACCTGAAACTGCCGCCTGCTATGCCGCAAATCAACTGGCTAAACCCCAGGGACAATTCCAATTTTTACAAATCAAACTTTCCTTTAAATTTTAATTTTATCCTTACTAAATCAACAGAGGTCTCCGGTCTGACTTTCTTTGCCCGCAGCTTTAATGCGCCGGAACAAAAAATCTCTACCATCATGCAAGTTTCCTCTGAGCAGATGAACTTCACCTGGACAAATACGCCAGCCACGGGTTCTTACGAGATTTATGCGCAAATCTCAACAAAGAGCGGCGCTAATGCCAATTCTAGCAGCTTAAAATTAAATATCTTAGATTAG
- the ruvC gene encoding crossover junction endodeoxyribonuclease RuvC, producing MPNEIIILGVDPGVATTGFAFIKETGKNNQILDFGIISTSPRQKFPERLKYIHQSLNKLIKKYRPDVIAVEQLFFCKNVKTALQVGQARGVILLTAILNKLPLYEFTPLQVKQSVCGYGKADKRQVQAMVKILLNLKQIPKPDDAADALAIALTYLQSKKLLSQIDL from the coding sequence ATGCCCAATGAAATAATAATTCTAGGTGTTGATCCAGGGGTAGCAACTACTGGGTTTGCTTTTATTAAGGAAACAGGCAAAAATAATCAAATTCTTGATTTTGGCATTATTTCAACCTCGCCCAGACAAAAATTCCCAGAAAGATTAAAATATATTCATCAATCCTTAAATAAATTGATCAAAAAGTACAGGCCAGATGTAATTGCTGTTGAGCAATTATTTTTTTGTAAAAATGTAAAGACTGCCTTGCAAGTTGGCCAAGCGCGTGGAGTAATCCTGCTCACAGCGATATTAAACAAACTCCCCCTCTATGAATTTACGCCCTTGCAGGTTAAACAGTCAGTTTGCGGTTATGGCAAAGCAGACAAACGCCAAGTTCAGGCCATGGTTAAAATTTTGCTAAACTTAAAGCAAATACCTAAGCCAGATGATGCGGCTGATGCTCTGGCTATTGCCCTGACCTATTTGCAGTCAAAAAAACTTCTCAGCCAAATAGACCTCTAA
- a CDS encoding YebC/PmpR family DNA-binding transcriptional regulator: MSGHSKWANIKRTKGAQDAKRANLFTKLTKAVTVTAREKGGDPDSNFSLRLAIEKARAANVPKENIERAIKKGTGEIKGEKIEELTYEGFGPGGTALIIKCLSDNKNRTASDMKHLFSANGGTLGNPNSVMWQFEQKGVIRIEQAQLSNKNLDELELQIIDAGAQDIATSEDGLTIFTKVEDLQKVFGKLKDLGLSSDYAEIEFVPREKITVSAELQEKNQKLFEAFDDNDDVDNYYTNLKE, encoded by the coding sequence ATGAGCGGGCATTCTAAATGGGCAAATATCAAAAGAACAAAAGGCGCGCAAGATGCTAAACGTGCTAATTTGTTTACCAAACTAACCAAGGCTGTCACAGTGACTGCCCGAGAAAAAGGTGGTGATCCAGACTCCAATTTTTCTTTGCGTCTGGCTATTGAAAAAGCCAGAGCAGCCAATGTGCCCAAAGAAAATATTGAACGCGCGATTAAAAAAGGCACTGGCGAAATCAAAGGAGAAAAAATAGAAGAATTAACTTATGAAGGCTTTGGTCCAGGAGGCACTGCTCTGATAATCAAATGCTTGTCAGATAATAAAAACCGCACTGCTTCTGATATGAAGCATTTATTTTCAGCCAATGGCGGCACTTTAGGCAACCCTAATTCAGTCATGTGGCAATTTGAGCAAAAAGGCGTAATTAGAATAGAGCAAGCGCAATTAAGCAATAAAAATCTAGATGAATTAGAATTGCAAATCATTGATGCTGGCGCGCAAGATATTGCGACCAGTGAAGACGGCCTGACTATTTTTACCAAAGTTGAAGATTTGCAGAAAGTCTTTGGTAAATTAAAAGATCTGGGCTTAAGTAGTGATTATGCTGAAATTGAATTTGTGCCCAGGGAAAAAATTACTGTTTCAGCCGAACTGCAGGAAAAAAATCAAAAATTATTTGAAGCTTTTGATGACAATGATGATGTTGATAATTATTACACAAATTTAAAAGAATAA
- a CDS encoding class I SAM-dependent methyltransferase, which yields MIECYRVLFVGNAPYVPTRKKLINKILEAVDFKEKALVYELGCGSAKFLRSLAKTKDIQAIGYEYFIMPYIFARLYCLLANRNVKIYYQDFFKADLSQADYIFCFLIDKEMARLEGKLIAELKPGALVISNTFKFTNWEPIKIVALNENKKLSLNNRVFIYRK from the coding sequence ATGATAGAATGCTATAGAGTCTTATTCGTGGGCAATGCGCCTTATGTGCCGACCCGCAAAAAATTAATAAATAAAATTTTAGAAGCCGTTGATTTTAAGGAAAAAGCTTTGGTCTATGAATTAGGTTGCGGCAGCGCCAAGTTTTTACGCAGCTTGGCTAAAACTAAAGATATTCAGGCTATTGGTTATGAATATTTTATCATGCCCTACATTTTTGCCCGTTTATACTGTTTATTAGCAAATAGGAATGTAAAAATATATTATCAGGATTTTTTTAAGGCTGATTTGTCTCAGGCGGATTACATTTTTTGTTTTTTAATTGATAAGGAAATGGCTCGTTTAGAGGGGAAGCTGATCGCAGAATTAAAGCCGGGCGCTTTAGTTATTTCCAATACTTTTAAATTCACGAATTGGGAGCCGATTAAAATAGTTGCCCTGAACGAAAATAAAAAATTAAGCTTAAATAACAGAGTTTTTATCTACCGGAAATAG